In one window of Flavobacterium ginsengisoli DNA:
- a CDS encoding PorP/SprF family type IX secretion system membrane protein, giving the protein MKFKIKVLLIFLITTFYSYSQEGIPVYSDYLSDNYYLIHPSMAGAANCAKIRLTARKQWFGEEDAPSLQTLSFNGRVGERSGAGIILFNDKNGYHSQKGVKLTYAHHIMFSRDELDLNQLSFGISGGLIQSQLDETKFGGTFDPIVFGSIQKDSYFNVDVGASYNYLDFYAHATVQGLLETRRELYTDYESDNLRKFLLSAGYVFGKNSSWTWEPSILFQLFDQTKAKTLDLNMKAYKSMDFGSLWAALSYRRGFDGAQYVSGTGVSSQKLQYFTPIIGVNFKNFMFAYTYTQLMGDVKFDTGAFHQITLGINLFCKKERYDCNCPAVN; this is encoded by the coding sequence ATGAAATTTAAAATCAAGGTTTTATTAATTTTTCTCATTACTACTTTTTATTCTTATTCTCAAGAAGGAATACCTGTTTATTCAGATTATTTGTCTGATAATTATTATTTAATTCACCCTTCAATGGCAGGCGCAGCCAACTGTGCTAAAATAAGATTGACAGCCAGAAAACAATGGTTTGGAGAAGAAGACGCTCCATCATTGCAGACTTTAAGTTTTAACGGTAGAGTGGGAGAACGTTCTGGAGCTGGTATAATTTTATTTAATGATAAAAATGGTTATCATTCTCAAAAAGGTGTAAAACTAACATATGCACACCATATTATGTTTTCGAGAGATGAACTAGATTTAAATCAGTTGTCTTTTGGAATTAGTGGAGGTTTAATACAAAGTCAATTAGACGAAACAAAATTTGGAGGAACTTTTGATCCAATTGTTTTTGGTTCAATTCAGAAAGATTCTTATTTCAATGTTGACGTTGGAGCATCATATAATTATCTGGATTTTTATGCGCACGCAACAGTTCAAGGATTGTTAGAAACAAGAAGAGAGTTATATACAGATTATGAAAGCGATAATCTTAGAAAGTTTTTATTAAGTGCTGGTTATGTATTTGGAAAAAACAGCAGTTGGACTTGGGAGCCTTCTATTCTTTTTCAGCTATTTGATCAAACAAAGGCAAAAACACTAGATTTAAATATGAAAGCCTATAAAAGCATGGATTTCGGGAGTCTATGGGCAGCTTTATCATATAGAAGAGGTTTTGATGGCGCACAATATGTTTCGGGAACCGGAGTGTCGTCTCAAAAATTACAGTACTTTACGCCTATTATTGGGGTTAATTTCAAGAATTTTATGTTCGCTTACACCTATACTCAACTAATGGGAGATGTTAAGTTTGACACGGGAGCTTTTCATCAAATTACTTTAGGAATTAATTTATTCTGCAAAAAAGAACGTTACGACTGTAATTGTCCTGCAGTTAACTAA
- a CDS encoding LytR/AlgR family response regulator transcription factor, translating to MKCVIIDDEPLAVELLQDFVKKVEALELINTFNNAIDAVSFINQNNVDLIFLDIQMPHFSGIDFLNTIEKKPLVIFTTAYSDYAVEGFNLGAVDYLVKPIPFHRFLKAVVRAQQIFQPAANLAIAENNNTPEIEQDFMFVRAEYENVKLNFADILFIEGLKDYVKIYTTDNKFTLTLISLIKLENLLSSKGFARIHRSYIINIKHVKSIQKNKVLISDKRIPISESYKSTFFEKINL from the coding sequence ATGAAATGTGTAATTATTGATGACGAACCTTTAGCTGTAGAATTATTACAGGATTTTGTCAAAAAAGTAGAAGCTCTGGAGCTTATAAACACTTTCAATAATGCTATTGATGCTGTTTCATTTATCAATCAGAATAATGTCGATTTGATTTTTCTTGATATTCAAATGCCTCATTTTTCTGGAATTGATTTTTTAAATACGATAGAAAAAAAACCTCTTGTTATTTTTACAACTGCTTATTCTGATTATGCGGTAGAAGGATTTAATCTTGGCGCTGTGGATTATTTGGTTAAACCAATTCCGTTTCATCGATTTCTAAAAGCTGTTGTAAGAGCACAGCAAATTTTTCAGCCTGCAGCAAATCTTGCAATTGCGGAAAACAATAATACACCTGAAATTGAACAGGATTTTATGTTTGTAAGAGCTGAATATGAAAATGTAAAATTAAATTTTGCTGATATTCTTTTTATTGAAGGATTAAAAGATTATGTCAAAATCTACACGACAGATAATAAATTTACGCTTACGCTAATTAGTTTAATCAAATTAGAAAATCTGCTTTCAAGCAAAGGTTTTGCGAGAATTCACAGATCCTACATCATAAATATCAAACATGTAAAATCGATTCAGAAAAACAAAGTTTTAATAAGCGATAAAAGAATTCCAATCAGCGAAAGCTATAAGAGTACTTTCTTTGAAAAAATCAACCTCTAA
- a CDS encoding mechanosensitive ion channel family protein, which produces MNLNPEQVSKYVTRFVDILVDYSPKLISAFLILFVGLYAIRLINRIIRKIMIQRNLDPTLTKFLSDILLWALRILLFVTFISKLGIETSSFVAILGAMGLAVGLSLQGSLSNFAGGMLIIVFKPFKVGDTIEAQGVVATVLEIQIFVTKMLTANNQTVFVPNGSLSNGNIINYSMQGERRADLTFAISYDSDIKKAKEILLDVLNNNPKVLKKPAPEVFVKNLSASSIDFAVRPWAKNANYGAVFSETLENCKIALDEAGIAVQPYTIQK; this is translated from the coding sequence ATGAACCTGAACCCAGAACAAGTCAGTAAATACGTTACTCGTTTTGTTGACATTTTAGTTGATTATTCACCAAAACTGATTTCTGCATTTTTAATCTTATTTGTTGGTTTATATGCCATCAGATTGATTAATCGAATTATTAGAAAAATAATGATTCAGCGAAATCTTGATCCTACGCTTACAAAATTCTTATCTGACATTTTATTGTGGGCGTTGCGAATATTATTGTTTGTAACCTTTATTTCTAAATTAGGAATTGAGACTTCCTCTTTTGTTGCCATTTTAGGAGCAATGGGTCTTGCAGTTGGTTTGTCTTTGCAAGGATCGCTTTCTAATTTTGCTGGAGGAATGCTTATTATTGTCTTTAAACCGTTTAAAGTTGGAGATACAATAGAGGCGCAAGGCGTTGTTGCAACAGTTCTTGAAATTCAGATTTTTGTAACTAAAATGCTTACTGCAAATAATCAGACGGTGTTTGTTCCAAATGGTTCTTTATCTAACGGAAACATCATCAACTACTCGATGCAAGGAGAAAGAAGAGCTGATTTGACTTTTGCTATTTCTTATGATTCAGACATTAAAAAAGCAAAAGAAATTCTTTTAGATGTTTTAAATAATAACCCAAAAGTATTGAAGAAGCCTGCACCAGAAGTTTTTGTAAAAAACCTATCGGCAAGTTCTATCGATTTTGCAGTTCGTCCTTGGGCAAAAAATGCCAATTACGGAGCTGTTTTTTCTGAAACATTAGAGAATTGCAAAATTGCGTTGGATGAAGCGGGAATTGCAGTTCAACCGTATACGATACAGAAATAG
- a CDS encoding NifU family protein: protein MTKITIKETQNPTILKFEFEDFITQNQNFEFKNIDEAQASPLAQQLFYLPFVKTVYISGNFIAIERYSIVDWDDVKDAVAEQITAFVDKGGVIIKIDETKAKKQPITVYGETTPNPSALKFVVSRMLTRNAVEYKNIDQTASSPLAQELFKFPYVKEIFIDENYISVTKYEINNWDEITLELRTFIKQFIENGGTVLDESLIQTKAKTEATKDEAFDKLDVTSQQIINILEEYVKPAVAADGGNIAFESYNEDDKTVKVLLQGACSGCPSSTFTLKSGIENMLKSMLNDEAIKVEAVNA, encoded by the coding sequence ATGACAAAAATCACTATAAAAGAGACCCAGAACCCGACCATTTTAAAGTTCGAGTTTGAAGACTTTATTACTCAAAATCAAAACTTTGAGTTCAAAAATATTGACGAAGCGCAAGCTTCTCCTCTAGCCCAACAATTATTCTATCTGCCGTTTGTTAAGACCGTTTATATCTCTGGAAATTTCATCGCTATCGAAAGATACAGCATTGTAGATTGGGATGATGTAAAAGATGCAGTTGCAGAGCAAATTACTGCTTTTGTTGACAAAGGTGGCGTTATCATTAAAATTGATGAAACAAAAGCAAAAAAACAGCCAATTACAGTTTACGGAGAAACAACTCCAAATCCTTCTGCATTAAAATTTGTGGTAAGCAGAATGCTTACTCGTAATGCAGTAGAGTATAAAAACATTGACCAGACTGCTTCTTCTCCGTTAGCTCAGGAATTATTCAAATTCCCTTATGTGAAAGAAATTTTTATTGATGAAAATTATATTTCGGTTACAAAATATGAAATCAATAACTGGGATGAAATTACTTTAGAATTAAGAACTTTCATTAAACAATTTATAGAAAACGGAGGAACTGTTTTAGATGAAAGTTTAATTCAAACTAAAGCCAAAACTGAAGCAACAAAAGATGAAGCTTTTGACAAACTAGATGTTACATCTCAGCAAATTATTAATATCTTAGAAGAATACGTAAAACCAGCAGTAGCCGCTGATGGCGGAAACATTGCTTTTGAATCTTATAATGAAGATGATAAAACAGTAAAAGTATTATTACAAGGTGCTTGCAGCGGATGTCCATCATCTACATTTACTTTAAAAAGCGGTATCGAAAATATGCTTAAAAGCATGTTGAATGATGAAGCGATCAAGGTTGAAGCTGTAAATGCTTAA
- a CDS encoding gamma carbonic anhydrase family protein encodes MLIKSVNGKSPLIPEDCYVAENATIVGDVTFGESCSVWFNAVVRGDVHFIKIGNKVNIQDGAIIHCTYQKHPTIIGNNVSIGHNAIVHGCTIHDNVLIGMGAIVMDNCVVESNAIIAAGAVVTQNTVVTSGSIYAGVPAKKVKDIDQSDFAGEIGRISNNYVMYSSWFKNEE; translated from the coding sequence ATGCTGATTAAATCTGTAAACGGAAAATCACCTCTAATTCCAGAGGATTGTTATGTTGCCGAAAATGCTACTATTGTAGGAGATGTAACTTTTGGAGAATCTTGCAGTGTTTGGTTTAATGCCGTTGTGAGAGGAGATGTTCATTTTATTAAAATTGGAAATAAAGTTAACATTCAAGATGGGGCTATAATTCATTGTACTTATCAAAAACATCCCACCATTATAGGAAATAATGTTTCAATAGGACATAATGCTATTGTGCATGGCTGTACGATTCACGATAATGTTTTGATTGGAATGGGAGCAATTGTAATGGATAATTGTGTGGTTGAAAGTAATGCTATAATTGCTGCTGGCGCTGTAGTGACACAAAATACAGTTGTAACTTCAGGAAGCATTTATGCTGGCGTTCCTGCTAAAAAAGTTAAAGACATTGACCAATCTGATTTTGCAGGCGAAATAGGGCGTATTTCGAACAATTATGTAATGTATTCTAGCTGGTTTAAAAACGAAGAATAG
- a CDS encoding DUF2931 family protein — protein MKNEKTPEWHAEMCHPENKYSVDMVKDEIFTLEGIRAGMPYGGSSGTWGRSGKMWTEQHGTPIGADITYYAGYENVFYRLKIDFPVELMKDLVKRNYAYREVKNKTIEECKYEGDPGLQYITGDIDEAYNSYDRISSLIFGFAPKGMVVVWVNYGLTVIEVGRYQAKAVTDPKELESAKKRYLDIWRFSPARFDELAKEFSVPDASCDQWDMFRLRYNWKPVITSENPNFRLFTINTEYYNGEKTR, from the coding sequence ATGAAAAATGAAAAAACACCCGAATGGCATGCCGAAATGTGCCATCCTGAAAATAAATATAGTGTAGATATGGTAAAAGACGAAATTTTTACCCTAGAAGGCATTCGTGCAGGTATGCCGTACGGAGGTTCCTCAGGCACATGGGGGCGCTCAGGCAAGATGTGGACAGAACAGCACGGCACTCCCATAGGGGCAGACATAACCTATTATGCCGGTTATGAAAATGTGTTTTACAGGTTAAAAATTGATTTTCCTGTAGAGCTTATGAAAGATCTGGTAAAGCGCAATTATGCTTATCGTGAAGTAAAAAACAAAACAATCGAGGAATGCAAATATGAAGGCGATCCTGGTTTGCAATATATTACAGGTGATATAGATGAGGCTTACAATTCCTATGATAGAATTTCCAGCCTTATTTTTGGTTTTGCGCCAAAAGGCATGGTAGTGGTTTGGGTAAATTATGGCTTGACTGTTATAGAAGTAGGCAGATATCAGGCTAAAGCAGTAACTGACCCAAAAGAATTAGAATCTGCAAAAAAAAGATATTTAGATATCTGGCGTTTTTCGCCTGCCCGTTTTGATGAGTTGGCAAAAGAATTTTCTGTTCCAGATGCCAGTTGTGATCAATGGGATATGTTTCGTCTACGATACAATTGGAAACCCGTAATTACCTCTGAGAATCCTAATTTCAGATTATTTACAATAAATACAGAATATTACAATGGAGAAAAAACCAGATGA
- a CDS encoding phospholipase effector Tle1 domain-containing protein, whose translation MSILRIVEGEMINTSTGKMDLRAIDGDYTVHALGKNRWNGGEEGIFEKDYEPLHPEDSLNNAINVSLNIFFDGTQNNKTNTDAKKQDSKDHDAYLKVGNKEDDSFENDYTNVARGYDAIDPTADFQSALYIEGIGTENLESDDVFPDVAIGMGYRGVVAKVVKACVKTPEMLKEYGGKEINVLKLNVYGFSRGATAARHFLHIANSPAVIYSQLPDNKVQVMAPGYYQGMKNEYSILKVPNHPLLDRHGYFAACLLKENFSIKKIEINFVGLYDTVASYGFYHGNDSIDLHLDAVKKARFVLQLSSDDEYRENFDLVNIESAGLHGLELTLPGVHSDIGGSYINNAKEVSALYYKRESLYNKMIHHSDQEVEKLKKIVISEGWYKKHQIEAGVVHKSAIDNKIKKGSVEDLERFYAVVGIRNLYNTYDQIPLHLMFHFSKDAKVEYRKNKLISYSIEDEFIKSVCNSLNNYVNVCNDLRNSYVEMYNGDLYDKNSINEEYLSKLKRKSYLNYIDEEVLKKLRNQYLHWSVKANELGLGSRESQAPAKDGAYEGRYRKREIHNG comes from the coding sequence ATGAGTATTCTAAGAATTGTTGAAGGTGAAATGATAAACACTTCAACAGGAAAAATGGATTTGCGTGCCATAGATGGAGATTATACGGTTCATGCTTTGGGCAAAAACCGCTGGAATGGTGGCGAAGAAGGAATTTTTGAGAAAGATTATGAGCCCTTACATCCTGAAGATTCATTAAATAACGCTATTAATGTAAGCTTAAATATTTTTTTTGATGGAACACAAAATAATAAAACCAATACCGATGCTAAAAAACAAGATTCAAAAGATCATGATGCTTATCTAAAAGTAGGGAATAAGGAAGATGACAGTTTTGAAAACGATTATACTAATGTCGCAAGAGGCTACGATGCTATAGATCCCACTGCTGATTTTCAAAGCGCCTTATATATTGAAGGAATTGGCACCGAAAATCTAGAAAGCGACGATGTTTTTCCAGATGTCGCAATAGGTATGGGCTATCGCGGGGTAGTGGCAAAAGTGGTAAAAGCATGTGTAAAAACACCAGAAATGTTGAAAGAATATGGAGGCAAAGAAATAAATGTTTTAAAATTGAATGTTTATGGTTTTAGCCGTGGCGCAACCGCTGCCAGACATTTTTTGCATATAGCCAATAGTCCTGCTGTTATATACAGTCAGCTTCCTGATAATAAAGTACAGGTAATGGCCCCCGGATATTATCAAGGTATGAAAAATGAATATAGTATTCTTAAAGTACCGAATCACCCACTTTTAGACCGGCATGGTTACTTCGCCGCTTGTTTATTAAAAGAGAATTTTAGCATAAAAAAAATCGAGATCAATTTTGTGGGTCTGTATGATACCGTAGCTTCTTATGGATTTTATCACGGTAACGATAGTATAGACTTACATTTAGATGCAGTTAAAAAAGCACGTTTTGTTTTGCAACTGTCATCTGATGATGAATATCGCGAAAACTTTGATTTAGTCAATATAGAGAGCGCCGGCTTGCATGGTTTAGAACTTACTTTGCCAGGGGTGCACTCAGATATTGGTGGTTCTTATATAAACAATGCCAAAGAAGTTTCGGCTCTTTACTATAAAAGAGAATCACTTTACAACAAAATGATTCATCATTCTGATCAAGAAGTTGAAAAACTAAAAAAAATAGTAATTAGTGAAGGCTGGTATAAAAAACACCAAATTGAAGCTGGAGTTGTGCATAAATCTGCTATTGACAATAAAATAAAAAAAGGATCTGTAGAAGATTTAGAGCGATTTTATGCGGTAGTAGGAATACGAAATCTGTATAATACTTATGACCAGATTCCACTGCATTTAATGTTTCACTTTTCTAAAGATGCTAAAGTTGAATATAGAAAGAATAAATTAATTTCCTATTCAATAGAAGATGAGTTTATAAAATCAGTCTGCAACAGTTTAAATAATTATGTAAACGTCTGTAATGATTTGCGGAATAGCTATGTCGAAATGTACAATGGCGATTTGTATGATAAAAATTCTATAAATGAAGAGTATTTATCGAAGCTCAAACGAAAATCTTATCTGAATTATATTGACGAAGAAGTATTGAAAAAATTAAGAAACCAGTATCTGCACTGGTCTGTAAAAGCCAACGAACTGGGACTTGGTTCTCGCGAGAGCCAGGCACCTGCCAAAGACGGCGCTTATGAAGGCCGATACAGAAAAAGAGAAATACACAATGGGTAA
- a CDS encoding contractile injection system protein, VgrG/Pvc8 family: protein MALQTVTTIKVGEIQITNFSGLEIIQTIHDHHVFSFQVRQDLLVEQLRSVMPFSRQLYGEKISIEIKPIDGLEDLMIGADPDDYVLHFYGVVTEVELQKSRIKDMEETIVIKGHSSTIILENGPECNSFISMPLADIVNKVKEGVDIDMDVRPFYKDSLPYTVQYNESSFSFLNRLAKRNGQWLYYNGRTTIFGTPGGVGGQPKLVYGVNMQDFNYTVKLIPAMFKTIENDNREGEYRTDETLNYRKETDGFQQNFLNKGNRVFNKETVIQLNQNPVGGYVRTTSEEYTKNKMRAVLSRLMEVTASSEVPGITIGNKVRISGVDMQLESSYRVTHIRHICDDGGGYENEFTAINFNNSVFSSETDPDLVPYCQSQTAIVTANADPDGLSAVQVQMPWQEAKGETTPYIPLMRRIRRRCQRFSHYSRNRRYGFCRFSGQ, encoded by the coding sequence ATGGCATTACAGACAGTTACCACGATTAAAGTTGGCGAAATCCAGATTACGAATTTCAGCGGATTGGAAATAATCCAGACCATTCACGACCACCATGTTTTTTCTTTTCAGGTAAGACAGGATTTATTGGTAGAGCAGTTAAGAAGTGTCATGCCTTTTTCGCGACAGCTTTACGGCGAAAAGATAAGCATTGAGATAAAACCCATAGACGGACTGGAAGATCTTATGATCGGTGCAGATCCAGATGATTATGTCCTGCATTTTTATGGCGTGGTAACCGAAGTCGAGCTTCAGAAATCCCGCATTAAAGACATGGAAGAAACCATTGTCATAAAAGGCCATAGTTCGACCATAATTTTAGAGAACGGACCCGAGTGCAATTCCTTTATCAGCATGCCTCTTGCAGATATTGTAAACAAAGTTAAGGAAGGGGTCGATATTGATATGGACGTAAGACCATTTTACAAAGACAGCCTGCCTTATACGGTGCAGTACAACGAAAGTAGCTTCAGTTTTTTGAACCGTCTGGCCAAAAGAAACGGACAATGGCTTTATTATAACGGGCGCACCACTATTTTCGGCACGCCGGGCGGGGTTGGCGGACAGCCTAAATTAGTCTATGGCGTAAACATGCAGGATTTCAATTATACGGTGAAATTAATACCTGCCATGTTTAAAACCATAGAAAATGACAATCGCGAAGGGGAATACAGAACCGACGAAACCCTAAATTACCGAAAAGAAACCGACGGTTTCCAGCAGAACTTTCTAAATAAGGGCAACAGGGTTTTTAATAAAGAAACGGTAATACAGCTAAATCAGAACCCTGTTGGCGGATATGTGAGAACAACCTCAGAAGAATACACCAAAAATAAAATGCGTGCCGTTTTAAGTCGATTGATGGAGGTTACAGCATCAAGCGAAGTTCCCGGCATTACTATAGGAAACAAAGTAAGAATTAGCGGTGTCGATATGCAGCTCGAAAGCTCTTACAGAGTTACCCACATCAGACACATATGCGATGATGGTGGAGGCTACGAAAACGAGTTTACAGCCATAAATTTCAACAATTCTGTATTTTCATCTGAAACTGACCCCGATCTGGTGCCGTACTGCCAGAGCCAAACGGCAATTGTAACGGCAAACGCAGACCCTGACGGACTCAGCGCCGTACAGGTGCAGATGCCATGGCAGGAAGCCAAAGGCGAAACCACTCCTTACATTCCGTTAATGCGAAGAATACGGAGGCGATGCCAGAGGTTCTCACATTATTCCCGAAATAGGAGATACGGTTTTTGTAGATTTTCAGGGCAATAA
- a CDS encoding YtxH domain-containing protein: MGLSSFFKNLFGSTKESVTELANNAEETFEQAKEAAAPYIEKAEAFAEETIEKVKEVSEPIIDQAADYADKAKDTVSEYADKATKAVNDLVDSVKEKATSQTATEASETISETVVDTSEKSAEEVEEIADEAADKA, encoded by the coding sequence ATGGGATTATCTTCATTTTTTAAAAATTTATTTGGCTCAACCAAAGAGTCTGTAACTGAATTGGCAAATAATGCCGAAGAGACTTTTGAACAAGCAAAGGAAGCGGCGGCTCCTTATATCGAGAAAGCAGAAGCTTTTGCAGAAGAAACAATTGAAAAAGTAAAAGAGGTTTCTGAACCTATTATTGACCAAGCTGCAGATTATGCGGACAAAGCAAAAGATACTGTAAGTGAATATGCGGACAAAGCTACTAAAGCGGTAAATGATTTGGTTGATTCTGTTAAAGAAAAAGCAACTTCGCAAACAGCTACTGAGGCATCAGAAACTATTTCTGAAACCGTTGTTGATACTAGCGAAAAATCTGCCGAAGAGGTAGAAGAAATAGCCGACGAAGCTGCTGACAAGGCATAA
- a CDS encoding efflux RND transporter periplasmic adaptor subunit yields MKKKTVYFLLIVAVILIVALVVLSKTGVIGNKDEGKEVEIAKVTASTIVETVSATGKIQPEIEIKIASMVSGEIISLNVKEGQVVKKGDLLVKINPDLYTSGLERSVANLAGTKASLTQSDASFKEAKANYERNKILYDKGVISKSDWDKAISTFEVAKATKQSAYYNVQSASASVTEARDNLGRTTIYSPADGTISVLNVELGERVLGTQQMAGTELLRVANLNNMEVEVDVNENDIVKIKIGDEANVEVDAYLKKKFKGVVTSISNSASTTLTSDQVTNFKVKVRILKDSYQDLLEGKPSTYSPFRPGMTATVDIITTTKNNVLAVPISSVVVKSDTTAVKDFKVEDPNEDKKAAPKSDKKFECVFVKVGDKAKIRIIKTGIQDDTNIEVMSGLKPGDVVITGPYTTVSKELNSGDKVKLKKAEAPKK; encoded by the coding sequence ATGAAAAAAAAAACTGTTTATTTCTTATTAATAGTTGCAGTAATTCTTATTGTAGCTTTGGTTGTCCTTTCTAAGACTGGAGTAATAGGAAATAAAGACGAAGGAAAAGAAGTAGAAATTGCAAAAGTGACAGCTTCAACAATTGTTGAAACGGTTTCTGCAACAGGTAAAATTCAACCCGAAATTGAAATTAAAATAGCTTCGATGGTATCGGGCGAGATTATTTCTTTAAATGTAAAAGAGGGGCAAGTGGTTAAAAAAGGTGATTTGTTAGTAAAGATAAATCCCGATTTATATACCTCAGGATTAGAAAGATCTGTTGCAAATTTAGCTGGGACAAAAGCAAGCCTTACTCAATCTGACGCCAGTTTTAAAGAAGCAAAAGCAAATTACGAGCGTAATAAAATTTTGTATGATAAAGGTGTAATCTCAAAATCAGATTGGGATAAAGCCATTTCTACTTTTGAAGTTGCAAAAGCTACAAAACAAAGCGCTTATTACAATGTTCAAAGTGCTTCGGCATCTGTTACAGAGGCTCGAGACAATTTAGGACGCACAACGATCTATTCTCCTGCAGACGGAACTATTTCTGTATTGAATGTAGAATTGGGAGAAAGAGTTTTAGGAACACAGCAAATGGCAGGAACGGAGCTTTTGCGTGTTGCAAACCTAAACAACATGGAAGTTGAAGTTGATGTAAATGAAAATGATATTGTAAAAATTAAAATAGGAGATGAAGCAAATGTTGAAGTCGATGCTTACTTAAAAAAGAAATTTAAGGGAGTTGTGACTAGTATTTCTAATTCGGCAAGTACAACATTAACATCAGATCAGGTAACGAATTTTAAAGTTAAGGTTCGTATTCTGAAAGATTCATATCAAGATTTGTTAGAAGGAAAACCAAGTACATATTCTCCTTTTAGACCTGGAATGACTGCTACGGTTGACATTATTACAACAACAAAAAATAATGTTTTGGCAGTGCCAATTAGTTCTGTTGTAGTAAAATCGGACACTACGGCTGTAAAAGATTTTAAGGTTGAGGATCCAAATGAAGATAAAAAAGCGGCTCCAAAAAGCGATAAAAAATTCGAATGTGTTTTTGTCAAAGTTGGAGATAAGGCTAAGATTAGAATCATTAAAACTGGAATTCAAGACGACACTAACATCGAAGTGATGTCTGGTTTAAAACCTGGCGATGTTGTTATTACAGGGCCATATACAACAGTTTCTAAAGAGCTTAATTCTGGTGATAAGGTAAAGCTTAAGAAAGCAGAAGCGCCCAAGAAGTAA